cattcgagGTCGGCTTCGAATCGTTGTCCTCCTCCATCTCTTGATACTACTTGTGAATGAGTTAGTCGAGGAGAAGAAGCTCGCCTTGCAACTCTTCGAGCCCgggataagtttaatgttacGGCCACGCACTCCTTCCATGAGCAACCTCGGCACTCGGGCGATTCTTCGCTCCGGCAATCGTCGCGGACGGACCAATAAAAAGTTACGCAACTATTGCAAGCGCCACAgccacactattgagacttgttacgTCGCAACAAATCTCTCGCTTGCCGGTTGCTAACAACGAGTCTACTCcgccaatgcctcccatttcGAGTGAGTCCCCGATCTTCGGATCCACATCAACCTCTCACCCGTTGATCTACGGAGATCATAGCTCGTGTTCGTATGGTTGtgtaatgcatctctttcccTTGCTCTCTCGGTTTTCCCggtaagtctcaaacttggctttttgattacactgttgcaatcacatgacacctcgctcgtccttattctccaaacttaaCCCTGCTCCGCATCCTCGATATTCACATGGtgatggttccaccatgcatgggaatagtcttggttttgtttcaacctccaaACCTCTCTGTTCTGGGGTCTACCATGTTACgacctatcctataatttgtATTCGTGGGACAATTAAGTGAACTAGGTTATCGCCTTATTTTTGACTATTacgggtgtattgtgcaggatgcGAGGACGgggcaagagcttgggaccggccacagagttgggcgtatgtttccagtggataatcttcatcttccactgTTGCTCAGGTGTACATTCTTGGCTTTCTTGCTGCGGTGTCTTCCTTaccttctctctcactttggcactctcgtcttggtcatgcaccctcttctcgggtacaacagttagcttctaagggtctgttaggttctgtgtccaaagacaattttgattgtacttcatgccagttagaacagccagctttaccttttaataatagtgattctatttctaatagtatctttgagttaattcattctgatgtttggggaccttctcctgttgctagtattggtggatctcgatattttgttgttttcatcgatgattattctcgttacagttggatatttcctatgaaatctcgttcggaaattttgccaatatacagtaactttgcaaaaatggttgaaacccaattctccaaaagaattaaaatatttcgTTCTAATAATGCTtttgaatacactcaatatgcttttcaagctctgttacacTCACCTATGGCCTGtgtacatcatctaacttgtccGGGTACCTCTCGGCCAAAATGGTGAGCTGAACgtaaacttcgtcatattcttgacactttgttcgtactcttcttctttcgCAAGGTTCCTCCTCCATTCAGGTGAaggctcttcatgctgttcacacCATTAACGCATTCaagcactgtcatccataatcaaactccgtatgagcgcctctttgggtcaccccacgactatcatcaccttcgctcttTTGGATGCGCACTTGTTTCGTTCGTCTTCGAtctcatgagcacaacaaacttgagcctcgatctagactttctttgtttccttggttatggcgaaacacaaAAGGGTATCGGTATGATCTGTCTCTCATCGCCTTCGtgtttctcgtaatgttgtcttcgggaacaccgcttgtttgttgaactctctcattttcgttcttcTCTCACTACCTCATTTGTACTTGAAGTTTTTCCAGAggagtctcatgttccttctccaacTCCAATTGATCCTCCTTTAGACTTTTCTATACAAACACCCGATCCTTTTAATGTCTCTTCGGCCGGGTCGAAGATGAAGCGGATTGATGACGAGCTATCCCAACTCGAGCCTGGGTCCCCGCTCTGCTCACTTTGAAGATCCTCCACAGCAAGACatttccacctcgtcactcaacccgggtaagatccattcctacacatttacttgattaccATTGTTACACGCACTTGCTACACTCCACGAGCCTCgaacctatcgtgaggcctcccactgaccctttatggcggTTGCAATGAAGAGGAAattgatgcattaaccaaaaaccatacttgggacttagtTCCTCTCCCTCACAGACGGAtcgtggttggttgtaagtggatctacaagattaagactcgctcagatgggtccattgagcgctataaaGCTCGCCTTGTTgtaaaaggttttacacaggagtatgggattgattatgaagagacctttgcacCAGTTGCCcgcatctcatctgttcgtgccctcacATTTGGTATTCTTGTTGCtagaaaatgggatctttttcagatgaatgttaaaaatgcattccttaatggggacttgagtgaagaagtttacatgcaacctcctccagGTCTCTCCATTGACTCCAACAAGGTTTGCCGCGTTCGCCAGAggcattgtatggtcttaaacaagctcctcgagctttggtttgcaaaatttagctctactaTTTCTCGCTTGGGTTACCTTTGCACTAGTCCTTATGATGCtaccttatttcttcgtcgtacgataaaggcaccattctacttctcctctatgtggatgatatgatcatagctggtgatgaccttagtggcgTACAAGAACTCGAGGATTTTCTTAGTCGGcgagtttgagatgaaagatcttggacatcttagctatttcttggggcttgaaatcactcgttcctcggatggtctttatattactcaagccaagtatgctttTGATCTTTTGTCTCGTCTTTGGACTCAACGACGGCAAAGCTGACACTCcggttgagcttaatgcgcatctggcTCCCtcggggggaaaccattgtctaatccttctcttcTGACGGACAATTAGTTGGcggcctagtttatctcacggTTACTCGTCCGGACATTTCTTATGCTTGTTCATCGGAGTCGGCCCGGTATTTGTACGCTCCACGGTCGACTCACTATCTTCCTTTATTCGCATTCTTCGTTACAcgaagggcactctcttccatggccttttctactcgGCTCGATCTCCTCTTGTACTTCGTGCATTCTGCGATGCGGTTGGGCGGGAGATCACGATCGTAGGTCCACCAACGGCTATTGTTTTCTActtggctcttccttgatttcttggcgaagtaagaaacaaacctttgtggcccGCTCCGATGCGAAGCGAATATCGTGCTCTTTgcgataccacatctgagcttctttggttacgatggcttcttacagacttaggtgtgtctacatcctctgctacacCTCTTTCttgtgataatcagagtgccattcacattgctcataatgatgtcttccatgaacggactaaacatattgagattgattatcattttatccgttatcatcttgttcatggtactctcaagctcttctctgtctcctccaaagatcaacttgcagacatcttcaccaagtcccatcctaagggacgccttcgtgatttggttgacaacctcaagttggtctcacatccatcttgagtttgaggggaaatttgttaacgtacactcatatgtgggcttggcccatttAGATCACTTACTTATCTTTGCACACtttgtactacttgtactgcactcatatttacttgtactgcactcatatgccttctatataaaggcactcatgtatattattttatttgagaaatacaatactattcaattcagtatttctaacacttATAAACAAACCTTACACACTCAACTCAAACTAAATCCCaacactctctttctctcttttctattttggttttgatttttttttttcttaatgaatCAATCTCAATCCACAATCCCAAGACATCAATGTATACATTGgctctctcaaactcaagatatAAACAAACTCTCAACACACATCTTTTGTACACCTGCATTTTTCAGCCCAAAATATAGAAAACTAGTTCCTCACACAAACCCACACCACATTCTTTAAATAACCTTCTCCTAATGTAGAACTCTCCTTGTAAGAATACTGCTTTGAGCCAAAGCAATATAACCCGTAGAAGCAATGATACATTCCTCAAATTTGTTCATAAATTTGGAGAAGATTGATCACGAAACAAAGATAGAAAATATATGACAAGACATGAAGTAGGAGGCAAACATAGCAGAACCTGTAGAAacataagaagaagaaatactTGTGAGCAGTAACCAAAACTTGCAACAGTCAAAGAATAACGTGCAGCTATGTTGATGAACAGCAGTAGCTTCAATGGTGTCTCACGAAACAGCAGTAGCTTCACATTGTAGCAAATAGGCTATAACGTGTAgctatgttttttttcttacaactGATTGAGAAAAGAATGGCTGATATTAAAGGGGTATTTTAAGGGTTTTAACAAATATTTCGTTAAACCTAAATCCATTCCCTCcaattcctcccaattttgaaGGGAacaaaaatttgaggttttaaggaaAAAAGGAGGAATGAGCATTCCCTCCTAACCATTCAATTTCCTCTCACTTAAActttcaaataagaaaataaatcttCCATTCCCTCCGTtaaagagtccaaatcttctgtcctacttttcctgctccactctatactccaccaataaaaacttgccacgtgttcatctaattaattaaatactatcattattgacttattaatgctacggttattaattaatagtagtatttaattaattaggggaacacgtgacaagtttttattggtggagtatagagtggagcagaacAAGTGGGACATAAGATTTGGACTCTCCGttagagtccaaatcttctgtcccacttttcctgctccattctatactccaccaataaaaacttgccacgtgttcatctaattaattaaatactatcattattgacttattaatgctacggttattaattaatagtagtatttaattaattaggggaacacgtggcaagtttttattggtggagtatagagtggagcagaacaagtgggacagaagatttggactctcaAACAAGAGGagggaaaaatattttaaaaatattccttttatttcattccattcccttctcCCAAATGAagtctaaattaaaaaaacagtttatttttctattcagCTTATTTGTACTACTATTCACGGgtcttactgtactatttcacctaacttttacctttatttacagtattttcaataaaaaaaaaatttcaacaaaataagtggattCAAGACAGActacatttttaatttattgtcatTGTATCAAACTACCAAGATTTTGATAATAGGCATAGTTTTAAATCTCTTGCTTATTATCAGCACACAAAGAATTTTGAATACTAGTTAATGTCATGGGATCTAAGGTTATGTTAAAACACTAATTGATATTTAgtgcaaataatatttttggcaaaaatgcaaataaacaaacccttgaaaatatttaacatcaaaacaaatggagtggaaatttcatttcaattaattaactttattttcattcaattgaGTTCTCtatgtttcaaatttattcaatttaggtCTTTTgtctaatttcattaaataattttcgttaagtatgcaattaactaataaaaaaattaaaatgagatTCTAACATAAataatctataaaatattttattgattctataaattttttccaTGTGAGACAAATATTCTTTTAATAgataatttcaacaaaattggATAGAATGTctgaattaaataaatttgaaacttggagaactcaatttaacaaaaataacgTTAGATAACtgaaatgaattttgataaaaacttaaagggtgcaatttgcattttagcctaatttaaacttgtgtttcattttttttattattataaacacaCAAAACTTTATCATCAATTGAGTTAAATTAGaactaaaacaaacaaaatggaaAGGTTTAATGATTTGAGGTTCAACATGAATTCAAGCATAGTTTATATTCATAGTGTTAtgtaaaaagttaataaatttgaattatttttagttagaCAAACTAATGGCATTGGAAAGTAAAATCCTttaaattttctcttattttaattttaaaaataaaattagttatatgattaagttttttataattcatttatATTGCACTCCTTATGTTTTGTATTGAATTAACTcatttagaataaaatttttttaaaaaaattagacaaaataTGTGGCTCAAAAttttagactctaattgaaaatctaattgaattttctcttagttttagctttaaataaatataaatatattaattttaaaagaaaagcatTAAACGCAAGTTTTATCATTGGGAGGTTGTTGAATAAGTCTTAATACActatggtttttatttattttttatagatacaAAGAAATTTGAATCTACGACATTAGCTCCattataattactttttatcatcatgTTAAGacactaattattttttggtgtaggtgggtTTAAACCTTAAATCTCTTAATACActatatttttagtttctacATGTTCCTTTATTcattattctttatcaaatattttaggTCTTTGGAACTTCCACACAAAGCATCAAATTAATGTCtaagaattatattaaatagattttcttttaaatttatcgTAAGCAATCATTTGTAATAGCTAAtagagataaattatcaattaaaactGCTTAGCTAAAAGAGGATGGCCAGAATGTCCTTGATAGGATGGGTGTCATAAGTTTCAAGTTGTTCATCtcaatatttcttcttcatcatccaAATAAAGCTAAATATAAAACTACAAGTTGTCAAGAAGTTTAGACATCAAATTTTagcactagtttttttttttttttaatgggaaagctgagattttattgtatatgaGAAATAGAGATTACATCATGGATTAAATTTTGCTCAATAAAACAATGATTCTCTTCAATTCAGGTAAAATAGTCATTAATGCCAGATGCATATTTAGCTAAGAGATGTGCAGGTCTATTACCCTATCTTCTAACATGGGACAACTCGATACGTCTAAATTCCTTGTCCATTTCCTGCATTCTTGATACCACCGCTTCCATAGATGATGGGGGAAGAGACTTCTTAGTTCTCACATATGGCATTGTATACCAACAAAGAATCACCCTCGAGGATAATGTCTTGAATGCTGATGTCTTTTGCAAACAGCAACCTGGCTTCAAAAGCTTTTGCCTTTGCCTCAACAGCCCCCACTAGGGCCATAATCTTCTTGCACAGCATTGCTTCCACTCTTCCCTTCTCATCTCTAATGACCACATCAATCCCCTCTACCTTCTGTGCAGAGAAAATTGCGCGCCATCAACGTTTATTTTATTCCAATTCGAATGCGGAGGTCGCCAAGAAGCATCTTTCTCAACCACTAGTATTGACTCATTAACATCATCAATAGCTATAGCAATATAGTTAAGGGCCCACTGCACCAATGATTgtctattcttcttcttccccccATGTCTCACCTCATTACGATTACGCCACAATGCCCATGCATTTGTAACAACTTTCACTTCCCAGTCAACACCAACTTCATCGACCATTAACAAAGTCCACAGCAGATCATCGAACGTGTGACAAACCTCCAAGTTCGAACTTCCAGCCATTTTAGAGTAGCCCCATGCCTTTTGAGCTTTCGGATAGCTCCACAGAATATGCCCAACGGACTTTGGCTCCATTCTGCAGTTATCACAAATATTGTATTGTACAATCTGACGCCGCCTCAAGTTCGCTTTCGTTGGTAAAGTATCATGACAAGCTCGCCAACCAAAGTAACTAACTTTCTGTGGAATCAGTAAATGCCAAACCCTCCTCCAAAAGCGGCAAACGTGGCTACTCTCCGAGCTCTCTCCAAGATTGGCATGTTGGGCTGTTTTCAGTAATAGATTGTAAGCTATACTCACAGAGAACAAACCATTTTACGTCTTAGACTAGACTAGCTTGTTTGTTGCTAGTTGAGAACTCAGCGGGATGCTTTTTATTGTCTCGGCTTCATGGGGTAGGAATAAAGCATCAACGATGGAGGTCTTCCAACTAGCTATGGCAGCATCAATTAGCTCGCTAACTCTTGTATCATATTGCAGGAACAATCTTGGAGAAACTACTTTATACGTGGAGGAAGTTGGCAACCATTTGTCTCCCCATACTCTAATACTTTCCCCATTGAGGACCCTCCATCTAAGGCCCTTTCTAACCAGATGTTGGGCTGCCGTGACACTACCCTAGGTGAAGGAAGGGTTGTTTCCAAGCGAGGCATTCACAAAATCACTTCTTGGGACATACCTGGCCTTAAGAACCCTATACACCAAAGAGTTATGACCCATTTAAAGCCTCCATCCCTGTTTTGCAAGAAGAGTCAGATTAAagattttttgatttttaaaacctATACCTCCGCATGATTTTGGTTAACACATTTTCTCCCAACTAAGCCAGGTAGTTtccttttcatctttcttttgtcCCCACCAGAAGTTTCTAACCATACTTGTTAACTCCTCACAGAGAAAATCTTGTAGTTTGAAGTACCTCATGGTGTACATTGGTATAGCTTGGACCACTGCTTTAATTAAAATCTCCTTGCCAGCTTTGGACAACATTTTCTCCTTCCACCCCGCTAACTTTTTGCCAAGCTTCTCCTTAATGTCATTGAAGGTATTCCTTTTATTTCACCCCACAAGCGAGGGCAAGCCAAGATATTTTTCATGTTGTTTAATCACTTGGGTCCTAAATCTTCTTTTAACCTCCTCTTGGATCTCCGTGTGTGTGTTCCTGCTAAAGAACAAAGATGTTTTTGCCCGATTCAATTGCTGGCCTGAGGCTTTCTCATATACTTCCAAGACTCATTGTAGAGTGTCACATTCTTCTATGGATGCTTTGCAGAAAATTTGGTTGTCATTTGCAAAAAATAAGTGAGAAAGCTTTGGACCACCACGGCATACAGCCAGCCCTTCCATCTATCCATTGTTAACCATGGCTTTGATTAGAAGTGATAAGCCTTCTGCACATAAAAGAAATAGGTAAGGAAATAAGGGGTCACCTTGACAGATTCCCCTTGATGGAATAATATTCCCCTTAGAAACCCCATTTATCTTTATGGCATAAGTGACAGAGGTCACACACTGCATAATCAAACATATCCACCTTTCTGCAAAACCCAACTTTTCCATGATTTTCTCTAGGCATTCCAATTCCACCGTATCATATGCCTTGCTCATATCAAGTTTAAGAGTTATTTCCCCCACCTTGCCTCCCTTTTTCTGACTAATATGATGCATAGTCTTAAAAGCAATTAACACATTATCAGTGATTAACTTTCCAAGTACAAAAGCAATTTGGGTTCACTAATAATAGATGGAAGAACCTTTTTAAGCCTATTTGCTATAGTTTTTTAGGCAATCTTATATACCACATTACACAAACTGATATACCTATATTCTGTTTTTTTAGGTTCTTTTACTTTTGGAATAAGCACAATACGAGTCTCACTAAAATTAGGAGGAGAAATATCATGGTTAAGGAAATCAAGTACCGTTTTAGTGACCATCACTCCGCTAGTGCTCCAAAAATGTTGAAAGAATAGAGGAGGCATACCATCTGGACCTGGTGCCATCAAGGGCTACATTTGCTTCAAAGCCACTCTGACCTCATTTTCATTGAAGTTTCGGAATAGCTCTTGGTTCATGGAGGTTGAAACCTTCAATTACATTGCATTGAGGATCTCATCAAACTCCATCTGATTGCTTGATGTAAATAGGTTTCTATAGTAGTCCACCACAATCTCCTCCATTTTATTTTCATCATCCTACCAAACTCCATGGGCATCTAACAGCCCCTCCATGTAATTCTTTTTGTGTCTAGCCGAGGCTTTTGCATGAAAGAAGCTTGTGTTTCGGTCACCTCCTTGAAACTAGTTAACTTTTAATCGTTGGtgccacatttcatctttttttctcCAACCGGGAATTCAATTCTATTCTTGCATTTTTCAACTCATGAACCATTTATGGTGATGATGGTTGCAATTCTAGCCACTCCAATTTTGTTTGTAGTGCAGCGATTGTCTTACCCACATGGCCAAACTCTAATTTGTTCCAAGCATCTAAAGAGGATTTGCAATGCTCGAAACAAGTGCCAAGCACCCAATTCGACCCTGAAAGCACTCCATCCTCCCATGCCGTCTTCACATTTTCCTCACACCTATTATCCTTTAGCCATATGGATTCAAATATGAACATTTTACGccctttgcttttctttttctttggtatCAAATAGAGAGATAAAGCAGAGTGGTCAGATATTGAAGTGGAAAGGTGATATAGTTTTGCTTCAGGGAATAAAGCCAGCCAATCTGTTGTTCCTAGGGCACGATCTAGTCTCTCTCGAACCCCACCAGACCGTTGGTAGAGCCATGTGTACTTTGGGCCAATAAAACCTATATCACGCAAACCACAAGTATCAATGGCATTAACAAACAACTCCATCTGCTTCCTTGGTCTCAAGCTCCCACCTTCCTTCTCTAATAGGCTAGTGATTTCATTGAAATCCTCAATTGCAAGCCATGGTAGTGGTGAGGTACCTTTCAGATGCTTTAATTTTGCCCAAGATTTTGGTCTTTTCGCTATCTTTGGATTTCCATAAAAGCCTGTAAGATGCCACCAGCCCACTTTCGCTCCCCTTTCCACCCATACATCAATATGGTCCTATGAGTATGTTTGAACCTCTACTTTGACGTCTTCTTTCCACAATAAAGTAATTCCTCCGTTATTCCCATTGCTAGGTACAATTAAGTCATGCTTCATGTTACACTTTTCCCTTAGCTTTTCTTTCCATTCTCTTTTCGACTTTGTCTCCATTAAGAAGACAATGATGGGCTCTTCATTATTCACCAcatttttcaagattttaaCTGTCCGAAGGTTCCTAAGCCCTCGACAGTTCTAGCTTAAGAGACTCAATGGACTCGGTTGGGTTGCCCTGCAACCTCCGCCGATCCAAGCTTTCAGTCAGTTGATTGCACAGAGATTCGAAAACCTCAAGCAACTtcagtttcttttctttcttcacacCCTCAGCCATCTCCCTGTTTGCCACAAACAACTTGCGTTTTGATCCCACATCCAGATCTTCTGAAGCTGTCGTGGATAGAGCTAGAGTCCCACTTGGTAACCTTTTCCAAGTTCCCTGCGTTGGACTGTTTTCACACGAGCCTCTTTTGAACACACCCTGCTCAACTAAACTTCTTTTCGGCTTCGTGGTGCACTTACCCTTACTAGAATTCTTCTTAGGCCGAGCCTTGCTATTGCTCACATCCAACCGAGAGTCAGCCCAGCCCACCTTAAACCCCATTGCTAAATCTACGGCACTTGGATTGAGAATATCCTTATTCGTATTTATATTCAAACTCCTAGTATATTGCATTGGATTATCCTCCATAATTGCAACGTCTATTAGATCACATTTGTTATCATCTTGAACCAACAAGATTACAgctaaatcaaaatttgaatttgaaaaaccACCGGGTTCATATGGATAGCATCTTTAATATCCCTAATTAGCTCCTCAAAATCCAAGGTATGCTTCCACGGCATGTGAGTAACTGCTGCATTTCTTATTTCACCATTCGCTAGAACTCCACCACTTCTGTCATCCTCCATGGCTAGTCTTTCCATCGGCAGTGTCAAGTTCATCCTCAATTCCTCATGGATTGAGCTATCAACCTCAACATGTGATTCAGACCTGATAATCTACCCCGACGTAGTCCTTCTTGAAACACTTGTAGATGACTTTGAGTGACCCGAGTCATAACCTTGAACCTCGGTACAATTGCTTTCCTCGCCGGATTGAACTGGGATGCCCTAATCCACGGACCAAATTGTTGGTCGCCCATCATAAGCGCTCCCTTGCTGCTAAGCCATAATACACATTCTTTGTCATCATGAGATACATACATGTCCACACTAGTAATAAATATTCGGTAAACGCTCATACTCAAACATTGCCCATCCCTCGCTGTTTTGGTCCCATGAAATTTTCCTTCCCCTACACAGTGGTTTAGAAATATCCACTTCGACACAGACCCTCATGAAACTACCCCCTTTCATCTCTCCAACATCCTTCGGTTTTGTGATAGTGCCTATTGTTTCACTAGTACTTATTGTCACCTTTACCATCAACAAAGAGAAGGGGAGGTTGTGAATCTGAATCCAAAAGGCAGTCCTGTCAAAGCGAAGGTATTGAACTGGAATAGAGCCATTGTACCTCTAAAAAACAACTAAGTGCCTATCGAAAGCCCATGATACTCCTTGAATGACCTTCTCCGCGTCAACATCCAATTAAAAAGCTACCAGTAAAATATTATTACCTCCATCAGTCACCTTGAAATTACCCCAAGTTTGCCATAGCGGCCGAAAACTTTTAGCCACTGCCTCAATATTTAAGGATCTACGGGTGAAAAGCTTTGTAgctaaaacaaaatccagccTTTTCTTCTCCCTTGATAGGTCCACCCTTGTATCTTCAGTCTCTGTTAGGAATAGCGTGTCCTCCATATTATGGCGATGTGGGAAACCATGGCCACAACCAGAGAACAAAAAGActaaagaaaaactaaagaaaaaagaaagcccTACTAGTCCCGTAGAAACTAAAGGGTACTCAATGTCCTTGAAGAGAATGGGAACACTATGCTACAGTGGAGAGCAGAGAACTATCACCTATTGAGAACCATCGCTATTTAGCACTAAATTTGATAAAAcgttaattaaaaaacaaaatacaagcCAACCTCAAGAAAAGCTCCTCGGGAGCTAATCGTTGTAGAGCACATGTAGATGAAATGCATTTTATGAAGAATGCATTTTGGGCATATATCGCACTATCCTTCCTAGTGTCATACCCAACATTTACATCAAAggtgttaaaaattttagtttttaacacatcaaaaaactattttattgattttaacacttcactttacaatacacccacatcaaatcttatatttttacatacaacccaTTAAATAATGTAAACAACCGAACAtatgaatctctctctctctctctctctctctctctctccaacccatgaaaataaatgaattaaaaaataacagcAACATTCTACAGTGGTTTGCTACTAGTAGCAATCGTTGTAGCatgttgctaaatttttttagctttaacACCTTTGATAAcataaattttggtttttgaagtgctaaaaatagttttttaatagttttacaACCACCATTGCGAATTCTTGTGTATTATAATGGTAGAAATTTACTATAAGAATACTcatattttaaag
This genomic stretch from Castanea sativa cultivar Marrone di Chiusa Pesio chromosome 1, ASM4071231v1 harbors:
- the LOC142623107 gene encoding uncharacterized protein LOC142623107, which translates into the protein MKHDLIVPSNGNNGGITLLWKEDVKVEIAKRPKSWAKLKHLKGTSPLPWLAIEDFNEITSLLEKEGGSLRPRKQMELFVNAIDTCGLRDIGFIGPKYTWLYQRSGGVRERLDRALGTTDWLALFPEAKLYHLSTSISDHSALSLYLIPKKKKSKGRKMFIFESIWLKDNRCEENVKTAWEDGVLSGSNWVLGTCFEHCKSSLDAWNKLEFGHVGKTIAALQTKLEWLELQPSSP